The following proteins are co-located in the Chryseobacterium daecheongense genome:
- the fabG gene encoding 3-oxoacyl-[acyl-carrier-protein] reductase, translating into MKLLEGKVALITGATRGIGKGIAEVFAQHGAKVAFTYAGSVDKAKELEATLSSVTQIKGYQSDASDYDAAQKLVDDVMADFGNIDILVNNAGITRDNLLLRMSKDDWDTIIKVNLDSVFNLTKAVIKPMMKAKAGSIINMTSVVGVKGNGGQSNYAASKAGVIGFTKSIALELGSRNIRCNAIAPGFIETEMTASLDEKTLKAWRDGIPMKRGGQPQDVANACVFLGSEMSTYITGQTLHVDGGMLT; encoded by the coding sequence ATGAAACTATTAGAAGGAAAGGTAGCGCTAATTACGGGAGCTACAAGAGGGATCGGAAAAGGAATTGCTGAAGTTTTTGCTCAACACGGAGCAAAAGTAGCATTTACTTATGCCGGTTCTGTAGACAAAGCAAAAGAATTGGAAGCAACTTTAAGTTCTGTAACTCAGATCAAAGGGTATCAATCAGACGCATCGGATTATGATGCTGCTCAAAAATTAGTGGACGATGTAATGGCTGATTTTGGTAACATCGATATTTTGGTCAACAATGCTGGGATCACCAGAGATAATTTATTGCTGAGAATGTCTAAAGACGATTGGGATACCATTATCAAAGTAAACCTTGATTCTGTATTCAACCTTACAAAGGCGGTTATTAAGCCTATGATGAAAGCAAAAGCAGGATCTATTATCAATATGACTTCGGTAGTAGGAGTGAAAGGAAACGGAGGACAATCCAATTATGCTGCTTCAAAGGCAGGAGTGATTGGCTTTACAAAGTCTATTGCTTTGGAATTAGGTTCAAGAAACATCCGTTGCAATGCTATTGCTCCCGGATTTATCGAAACTGAAATGACGGCTTCGTTAGATGAGAAAACCCTGAAAGCATGGAGAGACGGAATTCCAATGAAAAGAGGAGGACAGCCTCAGGATGTTGCTAATGCATGTGTATTTTTAGGAAGCGAAATGTCAACTTATATCACAGGACAAACCTTACATGTTGACGGAGGAATGCTGACATAG
- a CDS encoding WG repeat-containing protein, translating to MKKLFFILLSSACIAQQTDQYKQILLSKQLGKEVRLYSKGYGIISEAGKSGIIDSLGTVTAAFPYKNEISRLARERFILKVKEGSSNGKMALIDTKGNQLIPLDNFKFRTWENKERLIYSKGGKDCLYDYNGKQIIPFSDKIEFANEKRLFVKTEKVWKIYDFDGRLVSDREFDENLHFYKGRVYVITGFRKGEVIDENGKTISSISDHYIDGIVSYPFMVTKNIPKDKYGIIDAQENVLAEEIYDQAFVGTEYIYLKKDDKVSIFSKKEKKVYSTDFEYVNHLFGGLFRTVPEHKNPKVAVIMTNGEIVLPQEYDDVDALKIAGDHFMYLRKNNTETLLDKNLKNVLEEGYDIEKIFANYLIVKKDNKFYRFSPKDKQYKELADVVSIKPFEILPGLIYKNKEDKYGMLDETGKEVIPAIYDDMVTFLSAKEMVVKKNGKFGVTNHKNEPLKEVVYDSYSSDRKGLKLIKGKNSEYLYFTHSEDKTAWD from the coding sequence TTGAAAAAGCTATTTTTTATACTACTTTCATCGGCTTGTATCGCGCAGCAAACCGATCAATATAAACAGATCTTATTATCAAAACAATTGGGTAAAGAAGTACGCCTTTACTCAAAAGGCTATGGAATAATTTCTGAGGCAGGAAAATCAGGCATTATAGATTCCCTTGGAACTGTTACAGCCGCTTTCCCATATAAAAATGAGATCTCCAGGTTAGCCAGGGAAAGGTTTATATTAAAGGTTAAAGAAGGTTCTTCCAATGGAAAAATGGCTTTAATTGATACCAAAGGAAACCAGCTGATCCCCCTGGATAATTTTAAATTCAGAACTTGGGAGAACAAAGAAAGGCTTATTTATTCTAAAGGCGGAAAGGACTGTCTTTATGATTACAACGGAAAACAGATCATCCCTTTTTCTGATAAAATTGAGTTTGCCAACGAAAAGAGACTTTTTGTAAAAACAGAAAAGGTATGGAAGATTTATGATTTTGATGGTCGCCTGGTTTCTGACAGGGAATTTGATGAAAATCTGCATTTTTACAAAGGAAGGGTTTATGTCATTACAGGATTCAGAAAAGGAGAGGTGATTGATGAGAATGGTAAGACAATCAGCTCTATTTCGGATCATTATATTGATGGAATTGTTTCTTACCCTTTTATGGTGACCAAAAATATCCCCAAAGATAAATATGGAATTATAGATGCCCAGGAAAATGTTCTTGCGGAGGAAATTTATGACCAGGCTTTTGTAGGAACTGAATACATTTATCTTAAAAAGGATGATAAAGTAAGCATCTTTTCTAAAAAAGAGAAAAAAGTATACTCAACGGATTTTGAATATGTGAATCATTTATTCGGAGGTTTATTCAGGACTGTTCCTGAACATAAAAATCCTAAAGTTGCGGTAATTATGACTAATGGTGAAATCGTACTGCCACAAGAGTATGATGATGTGGATGCCTTGAAAATTGCGGGAGATCATTTTATGTATCTCCGGAAAAACAATACCGAAACACTTTTGGATAAAAATTTAAAAAATGTTTTGGAGGAGGGGTATGATATAGAAAAAATATTTGCCAATTATCTGATTGTTAAGAAAGATAATAAATTTTATAGATTTTCACCCAAAGACAAGCAGTATAAAGAATTAGCAGATGTTGTTTCCATAAAACCTTTTGAAATTTTACCCGGATTGATCTACAAAAATAAAGAAGATAAATACGGAATGCTTGATGAAACCGGAAAAGAGGTAATTCCTGCCATCTACGACGATATGGTCACTTTTCTTTCTGCCAAAGAGATGGTTGTAAAAAAGAATGGTAAATTCGGTGTTACCAATCATAAGAATGAACCTCTTAAAGAGGTTGTGTACGATAGCTATTCTTCTGATAGAAAAGGATTAAAACTTATCAAAGGAAAGAATTCCGAATATTTGTATTTTACTCATTCAGAGGATAAAACTGCTTGGGATTAA
- a CDS encoding thymidine kinase: MFLENTINHSKQSGWMEVICGSMFSGKTEELIRRLRRAEMAGQNVEIFKPKTDTRYSEEDVVSHNKNKIRSTAVENPNEILLLGSNCDVVGIDEAQFFDESIVEIANELANSGIRVVIAGLDMDFLGRPFGPMPNLMATAEYVTKVHAICKRTGNLANYSMRTSQGDNLVELGETESYEAVSRRVFIDEVLLKKKK, from the coding sequence ATGTTTTTAGAAAATACAATTAATCACTCCAAACAAAGCGGTTGGATGGAAGTTATTTGTGGCTCAATGTTTTCCGGAAAAACCGAAGAGTTGATCAGAAGGCTGAGAAGAGCAGAAATGGCAGGGCAAAATGTGGAAATTTTTAAACCGAAAACGGATACAAGATATTCTGAAGAAGATGTGGTCTCACATAATAAGAATAAAATTCGGAGTACAGCAGTAGAAAACCCAAACGAAATTCTCTTATTGGGTTCTAATTGTGATGTGGTGGGAATTGATGAAGCACAATTTTTTGATGAAAGCATTGTTGAAATTGCTAATGAATTGGCAAATAGCGGTATAAGAGTTGTTATTGCAGGATTGGATATGGACTTTTTAGGACGTCCGTTTGGGCCGATGCCTAATCTTATGGCAACTGCGGAATATGTAACCAAAGTTCATGCTATTTGCAAAAGAACAGGGAATCTTGCCAATTACTCGATGAGAACATCTCAGGGAGATAATCTGGTAGAGCTCGGAGAAACGGAAAGTTACGAAGCGGTAAGCAGAAGAGTCTTTATTGATGAAGTCCTGTTAAAAAAGAAGAAATAA
- the rsmI gene encoding 16S rRNA (cytidine(1402)-2'-O)-methyltransferase, with the protein MSGTLYFVPTPVGNLEDMTFRAVNVLKEVDYILCEDTRTSGVLLKHFEISKPLKSYHLHNEHQATEKVISDLKSGQNVAIITDAGTPGISDPGYLLGKAGADHHIEMICLPGATAFVPALVVSGLPNNEFLFAGFLPQKKGRQTKLKQLAEEKKTIVLYESPHKINTTLEQIKKFFGEHTKVSLSREISKKFEETKRGTINELIEFSKSKTLKGEIVLIVNNSI; encoded by the coding sequence TTGAGCGGAACCCTATATTTTGTTCCTACACCTGTAGGAAATTTGGAAGATATGACCTTCAGAGCAGTAAATGTACTGAAAGAAGTGGATTACATTTTATGTGAAGATACAAGAACATCCGGTGTTCTTTTAAAACATTTTGAGATTTCTAAACCTTTAAAATCTTATCACCTGCATAATGAACATCAGGCAACAGAAAAGGTAATTTCAGACCTTAAAAGTGGCCAGAATGTAGCCATAATTACTGATGCCGGTACACCTGGAATTTCTGATCCCGGATATTTATTGGGAAAAGCGGGAGCTGATCATCATATTGAAATGATCTGTCTACCTGGTGCTACAGCATTTGTTCCTGCTCTTGTGGTATCCGGGCTCCCGAATAATGAATTTTTATTTGCCGGGTTTCTTCCCCAGAAAAAGGGCAGACAAACGAAGTTGAAGCAACTTGCTGAAGAGAAAAAGACAATCGTTTTATATGAGAGTCCTCACAAAATAAACACAACACTGGAACAGATCAAAAAGTTCTTCGGTGAGCATACAAAAGTAAGCCTGAGCCGGGAGATCTCCAAGAAATTTGAAGAGACTAAAAGAGGAACTATCAATGAATTAATTGAATTTTCCAAAAGTAAAACTTTAAAAGGAGAAATTGTTCTTATCGTGAATAATTCTATTTAA
- a CDS encoding bifunctional UDP-N-acetylmuramoyl-tripeptide:D-alanyl-D-alanine ligase/alanine racemase gives MNYTADQIAHITNSKVIGDGNAIIKNIAFDSRIIYSIKNTAFIAINTQKNSGEKFIESAIDRGIKIIISEHQYPQFENITWIIVSNSVDFLQKLAKYHFEHSHLKSIGITGSNGKTILKEWLYQCLWNEFSTVKSPKSFNSQIGLPLSLLQINNSYELGIFEVGISKPHEMEKLEDIFSPEIGLLTHIGTAHAANFDSEEALINEKIKLFKDSGVIIYNGDNSLVDQKIKTLYASKKLISYGFRDNNQVFIKSNISREENIIVQYFNDEISFPVHQRDEATLTNAMALIAVLKELNIDNNKIVEKINALKTIEMRLEAIEGNKNNIIINDSFNLDLDSLKTALQFLNEYNKPKKSLVLTDIVGVNSNSQELYEEVSELVNEQNFDSLFLVGNEITAFSHLFKSKTFTFINTQELIESKHLTDIENQIILLKGARKFEIERLKDILELRKHDTVLEINLNAILHNINYHKSLLKPETKVMAMVKANAYGLGSYEISEFLQHHHIDYLGVAYTDEGVELRKKGITTPIVVMNAAQHSYDAIIQYNLEPEIYSFRVLELFNDAVQKSGYDQKFPIHIKLETGMHRLGFKGFELDQLSENLKNMNVRVQSIMTHLSSSDMPDEREFTLNQFDTFEKNSGYLIEKLGYQPIRHILNSSGITNYSEYQYDMVRIGIGMLGESPNSEIQKQLQSTVSFKTVISQISNVENGESIGYSRRYKTDHRTKIATIPVGYADGIPRLIGNQIGNVGIHKTLAPIVGSICMDMMMINVDHIPNVEEGDTVTIFNAKPSLKEFADYCKTITYEVLTSISPRVKRIYIKD, from the coding sequence ATGAACTATACAGCAGACCAAATTGCACATATCACCAATTCAAAAGTAATCGGAGATGGTAATGCCATCATCAAAAATATTGCTTTTGACAGCAGAATCATCTATTCCATTAAAAACACTGCATTTATAGCTATTAATACCCAAAAAAATTCTGGTGAAAAATTCATTGAATCGGCGATTGACAGAGGTATAAAAATTATTATTTCCGAACATCAGTATCCTCAGTTTGAAAATATAACGTGGATCATCGTCAGCAATTCTGTTGACTTTCTTCAAAAGCTGGCCAAATATCATTTTGAACATTCTCATCTGAAATCCATCGGAATTACCGGAAGTAACGGGAAAACTATTTTAAAAGAATGGTTATATCAGTGTCTTTGGAATGAGTTCTCCACTGTAAAGAGCCCTAAAAGCTTCAATTCACAGATCGGTCTTCCCCTTTCTTTACTTCAGATCAACAATTCCTATGAGCTTGGGATCTTTGAGGTTGGAATTTCCAAACCTCATGAAATGGAAAAACTGGAGGATATTTTCAGCCCCGAAATTGGACTTCTTACTCATATTGGAACCGCTCACGCTGCAAATTTCGATTCCGAAGAGGCCTTAATTAATGAAAAGATCAAACTTTTTAAAGATTCCGGGGTTATCATTTACAATGGTGACAATTCCCTTGTTGATCAGAAAATAAAAACATTATACGCTTCTAAAAAATTGATTTCCTATGGCTTTAGAGATAATAATCAGGTATTTATTAAAAGTAATATTTCAAGAGAAGAAAATATAATTGTACAGTACTTTAATGATGAAATAAGTTTTCCTGTACACCAAAGGGATGAAGCCACTTTAACCAATGCCATGGCTCTTATTGCCGTTTTAAAGGAGTTGAATATCGACAATAATAAAATTGTCGAAAAGATCAATGCCTTGAAGACTATTGAAATGAGGCTTGAAGCTATTGAGGGAAATAAAAATAACATCATTATTAACGATTCCTTTAATCTTGATCTTGATTCCCTGAAAACTGCACTGCAGTTCCTGAACGAATATAATAAGCCGAAAAAATCTTTGGTTTTAACAGATATTGTAGGAGTAAATTCGAATTCACAGGAATTGTATGAGGAAGTTTCTGAACTTGTCAATGAACAGAATTTTGACTCTCTGTTCCTTGTCGGAAATGAAATTACTGCATTCAGCCATCTTTTTAAATCTAAAACTTTTACTTTCATTAATACTCAGGAATTAATTGAAAGCAAACACCTTACAGATATTGAAAATCAGATTATCCTGTTAAAAGGTGCGAGAAAATTCGAGATAGAAAGGCTTAAAGATATCCTTGAACTCAGAAAACATGATACTGTTCTTGAGATCAATTTAAATGCGATTCTTCACAATATTAATTATCACAAATCCCTGCTAAAACCTGAAACCAAAGTAATGGCAATGGTAAAAGCAAATGCATACGGATTAGGAAGCTATGAAATATCGGAATTTCTGCAGCACCATCATATCGATTATCTTGGTGTAGCGTACACTGATGAAGGAGTAGAGCTCCGAAAAAAGGGAATTACAACTCCTATTGTAGTAATGAATGCAGCTCAGCATAGCTATGATGCTATCATACAATACAACCTGGAACCTGAAATTTACAGCTTCAGGGTGCTGGAACTATTTAATGATGCGGTTCAGAAATCAGGATACGATCAAAAATTCCCTATTCACATTAAACTGGAAACAGGTATGCATCGTCTTGGTTTTAAAGGTTTTGAACTGGATCAATTAAGTGAAAACTTAAAAAATATGAATGTCCGGGTTCAGAGTATCATGACGCACCTTTCTTCTTCTGATATGCCGGATGAAAGAGAATTTACTTTAAACCAGTTCGATACTTTTGAAAAAAATTCCGGATACCTGATCGAAAAGTTGGGATATCAGCCGATAAGACACATCCTGAATTCATCAGGAATAACAAACTATTCTGAATACCAGTATGATATGGTAAGAATTGGGATCGGAATGTTAGGTGAATCACCAAATAGTGAAATACAAAAACAGCTGCAATCAACGGTTAGTTTTAAAACAGTCATTTCTCAAATATCGAATGTAGAAAACGGAGAATCCATTGGCTACAGCAGAAGATATAAAACAGATCACCGTACAAAAATAGCTACTATACCTGTAGGGTATGCGGATGGAATTCCAAGACTAATCGGAAATCAGATAGGTAATGTAGGAATACACAAAACATTAGCTCCTATCGTCGGAAGTATCTGTATGGATATGATGATGATCAATGTAGATCACATTCCTAATGTAGAAGAAGGTGATACAGTGACTATTTTTAATGCAAAGCCAAGTTTAAAAGAATTCGCAGATTACTGCAAAACCATCACTTACGAAGTATTAACCTCCATTTCGCCTCGGGTGAAACGGATTTATATAAAAGACTAA